GAGGTTCATGGTCATGCCTTCTTGGGAGCCAGGCGCAGGTAGGCGGTCTTTTCATGGGTGAAGAACGTGGCGGCGGCGGCACTGTTCTGTTCGCGGGGGCCGGCAAATGTTGAGTCCTTCATGCCCCCGAACGGTGCGTGGAGTTCCGAGCCGGTGGTCGGGGCGTTGACCTTGACCAGGCCGGCTTGAAGCTGGGCCACGCAGCGGCGGATGGACCGCTCGTCGCTGCTGAAGACGGCTGCGGTGAGGCCGAAGGCTGTGTTGTTTGCCAGACCGATGGCCTCTTCCAAGGTGTCTGCGTGCAGCACGGTGGTGACGGGGCCAAAGACTTCTTCCTGGCAAATGGCCATCGAGCGGGGTCCCGTCAGGATGGTGGGGGCCACGTAGCTGCCCTCACCGTCCGGCACGGTTGCCTGGGCCAGGATTTCCCCACCTTCTGCCACCGCCTGGTCGATGGCGGCGTTGATTTCCCCACGGGCGGATTCGGAGACCACCGGGCCGATCTGGACGGCCGGGTCCATGCCCGGACCCACGACCAGCTTGGCCACCTTCTCCTTGAGCCGTGCCAGGAAATCCTCGTGGCCTCCGCCGACCAGAATCACGCGGCGCGTGGCTGTGCACTTCTGCCCGGTGGATCCCATGGCGGCGTTCACAACGCTCGTGGCCGCAAGTTCAACATCCGCGTCGGGAAGGACGAGTGTGGCGTTGTGGCCGCCGAGTTCCAGTTGCAGTTTCGCGCCGCGCCCACAGACAATCCCGCGGATGTGGTGGCCGACCGGGACGGAGCCGGTAAATGTGACACCCCCCACAAGGGGGTTGGAGACCAGTTCAGAGCCGAGCTGGCCCGGGCCCAGGACCAGGTTGACGACGCCGGCCGGAACGCCGGCGGCCGCCAGCGCCTCCATGAGCAGCACGGAGACACCGGGGGTGTTGCTCGCCGACTTCCACACGACGGTGTTGCCGTGGAGGATGGCCGGGGCGATCTTCCAGGCCGGAATCTGCAGGGGGAAGTTCCACGGGGTAATCACGCCGACAACGCCAAGGGGACGACGGACCGTCAGGATCCGCTCCTCCGGATGGCTGGAGGGGTATTCGGTACCCACCGGATTGCGGGCCGAGGCGGCATGGTAGTCAAAGGTGTCTGCCGAAGCGTCAACCTCCATCCGCGACTCCGCGATGGTCTTGCCATGTTCGGCGGTCATCACGAGGGCGATCTCCTCGGCCCGTTCCCTGATGGCCGCGGCGGCGGCCGCCAGGACACGGCCGCGTCCGAGAATGCCCAGCTCGTCCCACGCGGTGCTTGCGGCAGCGGCCGCCTGGATCGCGTCCGCCAGTTCGGCGGAGCCGGCCTGGTGGTAGCTCGTCACGGCCTGGTCCGGCGCCGCCGGGTTGTACCGGGAGACGAATGCGCCTGTTCCCTCCACCCAGGAACCGTTGATGAAGCTGCTGGCAGGCTTGGTCATTACGGGCATTTTTTGATCCTCTGCTACGTTCAACGCTGTGACTTCTCTCACGGATAACGTTAGGCGCAACACCTTGCATAAAGAAATATCTATTTGACTGCGTTCAATATGCGTTTAGTCTTGATTGCATGAACCTGAGACGCCTTGAACTTTTCGTCGCCGTGGCCGAAGAGCTCCACTTCAACCGGGCCGCCCAGCGCCTCCACATGGCGCAACCACCGTTGAGCCAGCAGATCCGCAAGCTCGAGGAGGAGTGCAAGGTGGCCCTGTTCGTGCGCAATTCGCGCAACGTTGAACTGACCTCCGAGGGGGAGGTGCTGCTGGAACACGCACGCAGGGTCCTGGCCCAATACGCCGTCATGGAGTCTGCCCTGCTACATGCCAGGAACGGCGAACTGGGCCGGCTGCGGCTCGGCTTTGTCTCCTCAGCGGCCATCCGCCTGGTTCCGGGCCTGGTCCGGCACATGCGCTCAACGTGGCCGGGCATCGACCTTCAACTGCGCGAGGAGACCACGGACGCGCAGCTGGAGCTCATTGCCGCGGGCACACTCGACGCAGGGATCTCCCGGGAAGTGCGGACAGTCCCCGGCATCAGCGCCACGGTGATCATGCACGAACCCCTGGTGGTCGCGGTCGCCGCTGACCACCGGCTCGCCGCGCGCGCCACGGTCTCCTTGAAGGACTTGCACGGCGAGTCCTTCATCGCCTTCCCGCGACGCCGCATTTCGTCCCTTTTCGACCACATTTCCGCCCTGCTGCATGCGGTGGGCGTGGACTTTGACATCGCGCAGGAAGCTGTCCAGTTCCCCACCATCCTCGGGCTGGTCGCCGCCCACCTGGGCATCGCGGTGGTCCCGGAGTCGATGCGCGCATTTGCCATCCCCGGACTGGTGTATCTGGACATCGAGGACGACAACGCCACTTCGACGATCAGCTTGGTCTACGCCACCGAGACGTCAAGCTCCCTGCTGGTGGCCAAGATCAAGGAGGCGCTCGACGAGATGAGTTCCTCCTGAGCGCCACGGCAAGGTCCGCC
This genomic stretch from Arthrobacter dokdonellae harbors:
- a CDS encoding aldehyde dehydrogenase family protein, which produces MPVMTKPASSFINGSWVEGTGAFVSRYNPAAPDQAVTSYHQAGSAELADAIQAAAAASTAWDELGILGRGRVLAAAAAAIRERAEEIALVMTAEHGKTIAESRMEVDASADTFDYHAASARNPVGTEYPSSHPEERILTVRRPLGVVGVITPWNFPLQIPAWKIAPAILHGNTVVWKSASNTPGVSVLLMEALAAAGVPAGVVNLVLGPGQLGSELVSNPLVGGVTFTGSVPVGHHIRGIVCGRGAKLQLELGGHNATLVLPDADVELAATSVVNAAMGSTGQKCTATRRVILVGGGHEDFLARLKEKVAKLVVGPGMDPAVQIGPVVSESARGEINAAIDQAVAEGGEILAQATVPDGEGSYVAPTILTGPRSMAICQEEVFGPVTTVLHADTLEEAIGLANNTAFGLTAAVFSSDERSIRRCVAQLQAGLVKVNAPTTGSELHAPFGGMKDSTFAGPREQNSAAAATFFTHEKTAYLRLAPKKA
- a CDS encoding LysR family transcriptional regulator; its protein translation is MNLRRLELFVAVAEELHFNRAAQRLHMAQPPLSQQIRKLEEECKVALFVRNSRNVELTSEGEVLLEHARRVLAQYAVMESALLHARNGELGRLRLGFVSSAAIRLVPGLVRHMRSTWPGIDLQLREETTDAQLELIAAGTLDAGISREVRTVPGISATVIMHEPLVVAVAADHRLAARATVSLKDLHGESFIAFPRRRISSLFDHISALLHAVGVDFDIAQEAVQFPTILGLVAAHLGIAVVPESMRAFAIPGLVYLDIEDDNATSTISLVYATETSSSLLVAKIKEALDEMSSS